The following coding sequences lie in one Nocardioides sambongensis genomic window:
- a CDS encoding class I SAM-dependent methyltransferase, whose protein sequence is MIIGRPSPTHPEDFAEVWKYADTIPGWLTEDQGRLLHDSAGNLGEGAVLVEIGSHQGRSTVVLGDVARRVGGQVIAVDPFVEGRLFGGTPTRTKFLANVAGSPTPDVVRLVEEYSTKARPGWTEPIDYLYIDGKHDVWTLSDDLKWHEFLTPGGAVLIHDCYSSIGVTLGILLHVLFGNDLAYERRAGSLALFVKRRPRLRDRLRILGEMPWWIRNVFLKVLLRLRLRPVARLLGHDSPYDPY, encoded by the coding sequence GTGATCATAGGCCGTCCGTCCCCAACGCACCCAGAGGACTTCGCCGAGGTCTGGAAGTACGCCGACACGATCCCGGGTTGGCTGACCGAGGACCAGGGGCGTCTCCTCCACGACTCCGCCGGGAACCTCGGCGAGGGCGCGGTGCTCGTGGAGATCGGGAGTCACCAGGGACGCTCGACGGTGGTCCTCGGCGACGTCGCGCGACGGGTCGGCGGACAGGTGATCGCCGTCGACCCCTTCGTGGAGGGCCGGCTCTTCGGCGGCACCCCGACGAGGACGAAGTTCCTCGCCAACGTCGCCGGGTCACCCACGCCGGACGTGGTGCGCCTGGTCGAGGAGTACTCGACCAAGGCCCGTCCCGGGTGGACCGAGCCGATCGACTACCTCTACATCGACGGCAAGCACGACGTCTGGACGCTCAGCGACGACCTCAAGTGGCACGAGTTCCTGACGCCCGGCGGGGCCGTCCTCATCCACGACTGCTACTCCTCGATCGGCGTCACCCTCGGCATCCTGCTGCACGTGCTGTTCGGCAACGACCTCGCCTACGAGCGTCGAGCCGGGTCGCTGGCGCTCTTCGTCAAGCGACGCCCGCGGCTGCGGGACCGGTTGCGGATCCTCGGTGAGATGCCGTGGTGGATCCGCAACGTCTTCCTGAAGGTGCTGCTCCGGCTCCGGCTGCGCCCGGTCGCCCGGCTGCTCGGCCACGACTCGCCGTACGACCCCTACTGA
- a CDS encoding decaprenyl-phosphate phosphoribosyltransferase gives MTALLRSLRPRQWTKNILVVGAPLMAGRLGEGSVAIATALAFVAFCAAASGIYLVNDVLDVEADRAHPRKRLRPVASGALSTRTALVCGVLLQVLAVGIGFAATWELAAVVAIYVVLFLGYSLALKHEPVIDIAIIAAGFLLRAVAGGVATGIPLSQWYLLCATFGSLFMAAGKRYAEIHLESTSPGEVRRSLTRYTATYLRFVWTMSAGLLIMSYSLWAFEIDAAGDGSPLTVISIAPFVLAVLRYGYAVDAHAAGEPEDIALRDRVLQVLATAWVLFAAGAVYLGS, from the coding sequence TTGACCGCGCTCCTCCGGTCGCTGCGCCCTCGGCAGTGGACCAAGAACATCCTGGTCGTCGGCGCACCGCTGATGGCCGGCCGCCTCGGCGAGGGCTCCGTGGCGATCGCCACCGCGCTGGCCTTCGTCGCGTTCTGCGCGGCGGCCTCCGGGATCTACCTGGTCAACGACGTGCTCGACGTCGAGGCCGACCGCGCCCACCCGCGCAAGCGGCTGCGCCCCGTCGCCTCGGGCGCGCTGAGCACGCGCACCGCGCTGGTCTGCGGCGTGCTCCTGCAGGTCCTGGCGGTCGGGATCGGGTTCGCCGCCACCTGGGAGCTCGCCGCCGTGGTCGCGATCTACGTGGTGCTGTTCCTGGGCTACTCGCTGGCTCTCAAGCACGAGCCGGTGATCGACATCGCGATCATCGCCGCCGGCTTCCTGCTGCGCGCGGTCGCCGGCGGTGTGGCGACGGGCATCCCGCTCTCCCAGTGGTACCTGCTCTGCGCCACCTTCGGGTCGCTCTTCATGGCGGCCGGCAAGCGCTACGCGGAGATCCACCTGGAGAGCACCTCCCCCGGTGAGGTACGACGCTCGCTCACCCGCTACACGGCCACCTACCTGCGCTTCGTGTGGACGATGTCCGCGGGCCTGCTGATCATGTCCTACAGCCTCTGGGCGTTCGAGATCGACGCCGCCGGTGACGGATCACCGCTCACGGTGATCTCCATCGCGCCGTTCGTGCTGGCGGTGCTGCGCTACGGCTACGCCGTGGACGCCCACGCGGCCGGCGAGCCCGAGGACATCGCGCTGCGGGACCGGGTGCTGCAGGTGCTGGCGACCGCCTGGGTGCTGTTCGCCGCCGGGGCCGTCTACCTGGGCAGCTGA
- the polA gene encoding DNA polymerase I, which produces MPGTESPVRPRLLLLDGHSLAYRAFFALPVENFSTTTGQHTNAVYGFTSMLINVLRDEQPTHVGVAFDVSRTTFRTEEYAEYKAKRNKTPGEFSSQLPLIEDVLDALRIPYLKKPGFEADDIIATTVTRALAEDPEMEVLILTGDRDALQLVTDRSTVLYPMRGVSDLARMTPAAVEDKYGVPPDRYPELAAIVGETSDNLPGVPGVGQGFAAKWINTYDGLDNVIARADEIGGKKGESFREHLGDVMRNRRLNALVRDLDLDLAPSDMLVRPWDRQEVHTLFDSLEFRVLRDRLFESLSSEEEVDGSGFQLETAVLGAGEVAAWLDGIGSERVGVHVRGAWGAGTGRVDGLAIALGDDRAAYLSAETLTPEDDAALAGWLADPARPKVLHDAKGPALALAAHGWELRGLASDTALAAYLVRPDQRSYDLADLTLRYLKRELRAEEEADQGSLFSDVDDPASDSAVGPLAALYARAVLDLAGALDEAVADHGGSALLADVELPLLSLLREMEQTGIGVDSDQLSGLEQHFADEVRDAAEEAYAVIGKEINLGSPKQLQVVLFDELGMPKTKRTKTGYTTDADALQSLFVKTEHPFLLHLLRHRDVARLRQTIEGLLKTVAPDGRIHTTFNQTIAATGRLSSTEPNLQNIPVRTEEGRRIREGFVVGEGWDTLMTADYSQIEMRIMAHLSEDEVLIEAFRSGRDFHSTTAARVFGVAEDEVSSEHRAKIKAMNYGLAYGLSAFGLSQQLAIEPAEARELMEEYFETFGGIRDYLSGVVEEARRTGFTETIMGRRRYLPDLTSDNRQRREMAERMALNAPIQGSAADIIKVAMLRTHAALGEAGLRSRLLLQVHDELVLEVAPGEREPVEELVRAQMGGAAELAVPLDVSVGTGHSWHDAAH; this is translated from the coding sequence GTGCCTGGAACCGAATCCCCCGTGCGTCCCCGGTTGCTGCTGCTCGACGGCCACTCCCTGGCCTACCGGGCGTTCTTCGCGTTGCCGGTGGAGAACTTCTCGACCACCACCGGCCAGCACACCAACGCCGTCTACGGCTTCACCTCGATGCTGATCAACGTCCTCCGTGACGAGCAGCCGACCCACGTCGGTGTGGCCTTCGACGTCTCGCGCACCACGTTCCGCACCGAGGAGTACGCCGAGTACAAGGCCAAGCGCAACAAGACGCCGGGTGAGTTCTCCAGCCAGCTCCCGCTGATCGAGGACGTGCTCGACGCGCTGCGCATCCCGTACCTGAAGAAGCCCGGCTTCGAGGCGGACGACATCATCGCCACCACCGTGACCCGGGCGTTGGCCGAGGATCCGGAGATGGAGGTCCTGATCCTCACCGGCGACCGCGACGCGCTGCAGCTGGTCACCGATCGCTCGACCGTGCTCTACCCGATGCGCGGCGTCTCGGACCTGGCCCGGATGACCCCGGCCGCCGTCGAGGACAAGTACGGCGTCCCCCCGGACCGGTATCCCGAGCTGGCCGCGATCGTGGGGGAGACCTCCGACAACCTTCCTGGCGTGCCCGGCGTCGGCCAGGGCTTCGCCGCGAAGTGGATCAACACCTACGACGGGCTGGACAACGTGATCGCCCGCGCCGACGAGATCGGTGGCAAGAAGGGCGAGTCGTTCCGCGAGCACCTCGGCGACGTGATGCGCAACCGCCGGCTCAACGCCCTGGTCCGCGACCTCGACCTCGACCTCGCGCCCAGCGACATGCTGGTGCGCCCGTGGGACCGCCAGGAGGTGCACACCCTCTTCGACAGCCTCGAGTTCCGGGTGCTGCGCGACCGTCTCTTCGAGAGCCTGAGCTCGGAGGAGGAGGTGGACGGGAGCGGCTTCCAGCTGGAGACCGCGGTCCTGGGCGCGGGCGAGGTCGCGGCGTGGCTCGACGGGATCGGCTCCGAGCGGGTCGGCGTGCACGTGCGCGGCGCCTGGGGCGCCGGCACCGGCCGCGTCGACGGGCTGGCGATCGCGCTGGGCGACGACCGGGCGGCGTACCTCTCCGCCGAGACGCTGACGCCGGAGGACGACGCGGCGCTGGCCGGCTGGCTCGCCGACCCGGCGCGGCCCAAGGTGCTGCACGACGCGAAGGGCCCAGCCCTCGCCCTCGCCGCGCACGGCTGGGAGCTGCGCGGGCTGGCCAGTGACACCGCGCTGGCGGCCTACCTGGTCCGCCCCGACCAGCGCTCCTACGACCTGGCCGACCTGACCCTGCGCTACCTGAAGCGCGAGCTGCGCGCCGAGGAGGAGGCGGACCAGGGGTCGTTGTTCTCCGACGTCGACGACCCGGCCTCGGACTCCGCGGTGGGCCCGCTCGCCGCCCTCTACGCGCGTGCGGTGCTCGACCTCGCCGGGGCGCTCGACGAGGCCGTGGCCGACCACGGCGGAAGCGCCCTGCTCGCCGACGTCGAGCTGCCGCTGCTCTCGCTGCTGCGGGAGATGGAGCAGACCGGCATCGGGGTCGACTCCGACCAGCTGAGCGGCTTGGAGCAGCACTTCGCCGACGAGGTCCGCGACGCGGCCGAGGAGGCCTACGCGGTGATCGGCAAGGAGATCAACCTCGGCTCGCCCAAGCAGCTGCAGGTGGTGCTCTTCGACGAGCTCGGGATGCCGAAGACCAAGCGGACCAAGACCGGCTACACCACCGACGCCGACGCGCTGCAGAGCCTCTTCGTCAAGACCGAGCACCCGTTCCTGCTGCACCTGCTGCGGCACCGCGACGTGGCCCGGCTGCGGCAGACCATCGAGGGGCTGCTCAAGACGGTCGCCCCCGACGGACGCATCCACACCACCTTCAACCAGACGATCGCGGCGACCGGACGCCTGTCCAGCACCGAGCCGAACCTGCAGAACATCCCCGTCCGCACCGAGGAGGGCCGGCGGATCCGTGAGGGATTCGTGGTGGGCGAGGGCTGGGACACGCTGATGACCGCGGACTACAGCCAGATCGAGATGCGGATCATGGCCCACCTCTCCGAGGACGAGGTGCTGATCGAGGCGTTCCGCTCCGGGCGCGACTTCCACTCGACCACCGCGGCCCGGGTGTTCGGGGTGGCCGAGGACGAGGTCAGCAGCGAGCACCGGGCCAAGATCAAGGCGATGAACTACGGGTTGGCCTACGGCCTGTCCGCGTTCGGACTCTCCCAGCAGCTCGCCATCGAGCCGGCGGAGGCGCGGGAGCTGATGGAGGAGTACTTCGAGACCTTCGGCGGCATCCGGGACTACCTCTCCGGTGTGGTCGAGGAGGCCCGGCGCACCGGGTTCACCGAGACGATCATGGGTCGGCGCCGCTACCTGCCCGACCTGACCAGCGACAACCGGCAGCGTCGGGAGATGGCGGAGCGGATGGCGCTCAACGCCCCGATCCAGGGCTCGGCCGCCGACATCATCAAGGTCGCGATGCTGCGCACCCATGCTGCCCTCGGCGAGGCGGGTCTGCGGTCCCGGCTGTTGCTCCAGGTGCACGACGAGCTCGTGCTCGAGGTGGCTCCCGGCGAGCGGGAGCCGGTGGAGGAGCTGGTCCGCGCCCAGATGGGCGGTGCCGCCGAGCTCGCGGTGCCGTTGGACGTCTCGGTGGGCACCGGGCACAGCTGGCACGATGCCGCGCACTGA
- a CDS encoding hotdog fold thioesterase produces the protein MVSVQELSESMPHGMLGALNEKMGVEILEASAERIVATMPVEGNTQPYGLLHGGASVVLAESLGSVGSALHAYPEKIAVGVDINATHHRSATSGTVTGVATPIHLGRSSACYEVVISDEQGRRVCTARITCSLLDPR, from the coding sequence ATGGTGAGCGTGCAGGAGTTGTCCGAGTCGATGCCCCACGGGATGCTCGGTGCGTTGAACGAGAAGATGGGCGTGGAGATCCTCGAGGCGAGCGCCGAGCGCATCGTCGCCACGATGCCGGTCGAGGGCAACACCCAGCCCTACGGCCTGCTGCACGGCGGCGCGTCCGTGGTCCTGGCCGAGTCCCTCGGCTCGGTCGGCTCCGCGCTGCACGCCTATCCGGAGAAGATCGCGGTCGGGGTCGACATCAACGCCACCCACCACCGGTCCGCCACCAGCGGCACCGTGACCGGCGTGGCCACGCCGATCCATCTCGGCCGCTCCAGCGCCTGCTACGAGGTGGTCATCTCCGACGAGCAGGGTCGCCGGGTGTGCACCGCGCGGATCACCTGCTCGCTGCTCGACCCGCGCTGA
- a CDS encoding GNAT family N-acetyltransferase produces the protein MVRNAISIRSATREDAPDLVELWSESLRRADRSEQIADLELVIKQAAASPDQRLIVVECNGAFAGAVLLRLLTLSPVNLEPCVQSIQPRVLARFGRQGVGRAMMEAAASFAEENGVLVMSTSVPASDRDANRFMARLGFNSAYVWRVAPTAVVRSRLDPAPSQRRSNVSRSRVMAARRSARRRTTEPVELDGLAD, from the coding sequence ATGGTGAGGAACGCGATCTCCATCAGGAGCGCGACGCGGGAGGACGCGCCCGATCTCGTCGAGCTGTGGAGCGAGAGTCTGCGTCGCGCGGACCGCTCCGAGCAGATCGCCGACCTGGAGCTGGTGATCAAACAGGCCGCGGCCTCCCCGGACCAGCGCCTGATCGTGGTGGAGTGCAACGGCGCGTTCGCCGGCGCGGTGCTGCTCCGGCTGCTCACCCTCTCCCCGGTCAACCTCGAGCCGTGCGTGCAGTCGATCCAGCCGCGGGTGCTCGCCCGCTTCGGGCGCCAGGGCGTCGGCCGCGCCATGATGGAGGCCGCCGCCTCCTTCGCCGAGGAGAACGGCGTGCTGGTGATGAGTACGTCGGTCCCGGCCTCGGACCGCGACGCGAACCGGTTCATGGCCCGGCTGGGCTTCAACTCCGCCTACGTGTGGCGGGTCGCGCCGACGGCGGTGGTGCGCTCCCGTCTGGACCCCGCGCCCAGCCAGCGGCGGAGCAACGTCAGCCGGAGCCGGGTGATGGCGGCTCGCCGGTCGGCGCGTCGTCGTACCACCGAGCCGGTGGAGCTGGACGGCCTCGCCGACTGA
- a CDS encoding ABC transporter permease subunit yields the protein MVKSRPLAVLAALLVAVLTLGLAVGASPARADDEDESERTLTAQLEDSASGNTPVEGVEITVTTADGDEFTGTTDADGLVEITFTSPAGEPVRVFLDEETLPEGAKLRPGTKTTLTVSSTLSTISVDFAIGPDNRDVQTKLDRIPGAIYNGLLFGLVMAMAALGLSMIFGTTGLTNFAHGELVTLGAVCTYLLNVAAGIPFLLAVPMTVVVALGFGWFQNRILWAPLRHRGTGLIAMMIVTIGLQFLMRNFFAYITGSRTELYDDFTSPSGKDFAGLFTYTGRDIAVAAVSIAVLTVVLLALSYTRLGRATRAVADNPALAASSGINVDRVVSIVWIVGTALAALAGAFLAFQLGITYQIGQLVLLLLFAAVTVGGLGSVWGALIGSLIIGVLIELSTLVIPTDLKNAGALALLIVILLVRPQGILGRRERIG from the coding sequence ATGGTCAAGAGTCGCCCCCTGGCCGTCCTCGCGGCGCTGCTGGTGGCCGTCCTCACCCTCGGCCTCGCGGTGGGGGCAAGCCCCGCACGAGCCGATGACGAGGACGAGTCCGAGCGCACGCTCACTGCGCAACTGGAGGACTCGGCCTCCGGCAACACACCCGTCGAGGGGGTGGAGATCACCGTCACCACCGCCGACGGCGACGAGTTCACCGGCACCACGGACGCCGACGGCCTGGTCGAGATCACCTTCACCAGCCCCGCCGGCGAACCGGTCCGGGTCTTCCTGGACGAGGAGACGCTCCCCGAGGGCGCCAAGCTCCGGCCGGGCACCAAGACCACGCTGACCGTCTCCTCGACGCTGAGCACGATCAGCGTCGACTTCGCGATCGGACCGGACAACCGCGACGTCCAGACCAAGCTCGACCGGATCCCCGGCGCCATCTACAACGGCCTGCTGTTCGGCCTGGTGATGGCGATGGCGGCGCTGGGTCTCTCGATGATCTTCGGCACCACCGGGTTGACGAACTTCGCCCACGGCGAGCTCGTCACGCTCGGAGCGGTCTGCACCTACCTGCTCAACGTGGCGGCCGGCATCCCGTTCCTGCTGGCGGTGCCGATGACCGTCGTCGTGGCACTCGGCTTCGGCTGGTTCCAGAACCGGATCCTCTGGGCGCCGCTGCGACACCGCGGCACCGGCCTGATCGCGATGATGATCGTGACCATCGGCCTGCAGTTCCTGATGCGGAACTTCTTCGCCTACATCACCGGCTCGCGCACCGAGCTCTACGACGACTTCACCTCGCCGTCGGGCAAGGACTTCGCCGGCCTGTTCACCTACACCGGCCGCGACATCGCGGTGGCGGCGGTGAGCATCGCGGTGCTGACCGTGGTCCTCCTGGCCCTCTCCTACACCCGGCTCGGCCGGGCCACCCGAGCGGTCGCGGACAACCCGGCGCTGGCCGCCTCCAGCGGCATCAACGTGGACCGGGTGGTCTCCATCGTGTGGATCGTCGGCACAGCGCTCGCCGCGCTGGCCGGGGCCTTCCTGGCCTTCCAGCTCGGCATCACCTACCAGATCGGCCAGCTCGTGCTGCTGCTGCTCTTCGCGGCGGTGACCGTGGGTGGTCTCGGGTCCGTGTGGGGTGCCCTGATCGGCAGCCTGATCATCGGCGTGCTGATCGAGCTCTCCACCCTGGTGATCCCCACCGACCTCAAGAACGCGGGTGCCCTCGCACTGCTCATCGTGATCCTCCTGGTCCGGCCCCAAGGCATCCTGGGCCGACGCGAGCGGATCGGCTGA
- a CDS encoding branched-chain amino acid ABC transporter permease codes for MDLLTIPLHDAFAPLAISFVLAAMGLNIHYGYTGLLNFGQAGFAAVGAYAMGVSIASFDIPFLLAVVLGVLFSILLALLMGIPTLRLRADYLAIVTIAVAEVLRLFFTTSYKEYFHARDGVSGFTGGFRDVNPYGSGALGFSRNDLWVMTVGWALVAFFCLLTWLLVRSPWGRVLKSIREDEDAVRSLGKNVYYYKLQALMLGGVIGAFGGFIGALGLASVQPDSYNLDFTFIAFTMLILGGAARVLSPVVGAVLFWGLLSFLQTLLSKLIGEWGVIPESILNSEQIGNVRFMVVGLSLMLLMIYRPQGIFGDKKELAIDAR; via the coding sequence ATGGACCTGCTGACAATCCCCCTGCACGACGCCTTCGCGCCGCTGGCGATCTCCTTCGTCCTGGCCGCGATGGGCCTCAACATCCACTACGGCTACACCGGGCTGCTCAACTTCGGCCAGGCGGGCTTCGCCGCGGTCGGTGCCTACGCGATGGGTGTCTCGATCGCCTCGTTCGACATCCCGTTCCTCCTCGCGGTGGTCCTCGGTGTGCTCTTCTCGATCCTGCTCGCGTTGCTGATGGGTATCCCGACGCTGCGGCTGCGAGCGGACTACCTCGCCATCGTGACGATCGCGGTGGCCGAGGTGCTGCGGCTCTTCTTCACCACCTCCTACAAGGAGTACTTCCACGCCCGCGACGGGGTGAGCGGCTTCACCGGCGGCTTCCGCGACGTCAATCCCTATGGCTCCGGAGCGCTCGGCTTCAGCCGCAACGACCTCTGGGTGATGACGGTCGGCTGGGCGCTGGTGGCGTTCTTCTGCCTGCTCACCTGGCTGCTGGTGCGCAGCCCGTGGGGCCGGGTGCTCAAGAGCATCCGTGAGGACGAGGACGCCGTACGGTCGCTGGGCAAGAACGTCTACTACTACAAGCTGCAGGCGCTGATGCTCGGTGGTGTGATCGGAGCCTTCGGCGGCTTCATCGGCGCCCTCGGCCTGGCCTCGGTGCAGCCGGACAGCTACAACCTCGACTTCACCTTCATCGCCTTCACCATGCTGATCCTCGGTGGTGCGGCCCGGGTGCTGTCCCCGGTGGTGGGAGCGGTCCTGTTCTGGGGGCTCCTCTCGTTCCTCCAGACGCTGCTCTCCAAGCTGATCGGCGAGTGGGGCGTGATCCCGGAGTCGATCCTCAACAGCGAGCAGATCGGCAACGTCCGCTTCATGGTGGTCGGCCTGTCATTGATGCTGCTGATGATCTACCGACCGCAGGGAATCTTCGGCGACAAGAAGGAGCTGGCCATCGATGCCCGCTGA